From the Carassius carassius chromosome 45, fCarCar2.1, whole genome shotgun sequence genome, one window contains:
- the LOC132127519 gene encoding septin-5-like has product MTSSARHKSRAVKSEDAEEKEYVGFATLPNQVHRKSVKKGFDFTLMVAGESGLGKSTLINSLFLTDLYKDRKLLNAEERISQTLEIIKHTVDIEEKGVKLKLTIIDTPGFGDAVNNTKSWKAITDHIDQQFEQYFRDESGLNRKNIQDNRVHCCLYFIPPFGHGLRPMDVEFMKALQDKVNVVPLISKADCLTPAEMRKMKDKVREEIEKFGIKVYQFPDCDSDEDEEFKQQDRELKESTPFAVIGSNTIVEVKGQRVRGRLYPWGIVEVENQSHCDFVKLRNMLIRSHMHDLKDITCDVHYENYRAQCIQQMTSKLSQDNRVESPIPILLSTPDVETEKLIKMKDEELRRMQEMLQKMQQQMHEQDL; this is encoded by the exons ATGACGAGCAGCGCCAGGCACAAGAGCAGGGCGGTGAAATCAG AGGATGCAGAG GAAAAAGAGTATGTCGGCTTTGCCACTCTCCCGAATCAGGTTCACAGGAAGTCAGTCAAAAAAGGCTTTGATTTCACACTCATGGTGGCAG GGGAGTCTGGTCTCGGAAAGTCCACCCTGATCAACAGCTTGTTCCTCACTGATCTGTACAAGGACAGAAAACTACTCAACGCTGAAG AGCGCATTAGTCAGACTTTGGAGATCATCAAACACACGGTTGACATCGAGGAGAAGGGTGTTAAGCTGAAGCTAACTATTATAGACACACCAGGTTTTGGAGATGCTGTCAATAATACAAAGAG CTGGAAAGCCATTACTGACCACATTGACCAGCAGTTTGAACAGTATTTTCGGGATGAAAGTGGCTTGAACCGGAAGAACATCCAGGATAACCGTGTCCACTGCTGCTTGTACTTCATCCCTCCGTTTGGACATGG GCTGCGACCCATGGACGTGGAGTTTATGAAAGCACTGCAGGACAAGGTGAATGTGGTTCCACTCATTTCCAAGGCTGACTGTCTGACGCCAGCAGAGATGAGGAAGATGAAGGACAAG GTGAGGGAGGAGATCGAGAAGTTCGGAATCAAAGTGTACCAGTTCCCAGACTGTGATTCCGATGAGGACGAGGAGTTCAAGCAACAGGACCGAGAGCTAAAG GAGAGCACTCCATTTGCTGTGATTGGGAGCAACACGATagttgaggtcaaaggtcagcggGTGAGAGGCAGACTTTACCCATGGGGCATTGTGGAAG tggAGAATCAGTCCCATTGTGATTTTGTCAAGCTGAGGAACATGTTGATTCGCTCACACATGCACGACCTGAAAGATATCACGTGTGACGTGCATTATGAAAACTACAGGGCACAGTGCATACAGCAAATGACAAG CAAACTGAGCCAGGATAATCGCGTGGAGAGCCCCATCCCAATACTACTGTCCACCCCGGACGTAGAGACAGAAAAGCTGATAAAGATGAAGGATGAAGAG TTGCGGAGGATGCAGGAGATGCTTCAAAAAATGCAGCAGCAGATGCACGAACAGGACCTGTGA